From Anopheles funestus chromosome 3RL, idAnoFuneDA-416_04, whole genome shotgun sequence, a single genomic window includes:
- the LOC125768858 gene encoding ATP synthase subunit alpha, mitochondrial, whose product MSMISARLAASVARSLPRTATQVAKIAVPAVSVAARNFHVSTANRGAEISAILEERILGSAPKADLEETGRVLSIGDGIARVYGLKNIQADEMVEFSSGLKGMALNLEPDNVGVVVFGNDKLIKEGDIVKRTGAIVDVPVGDEILGRVVDALGNAIDGKGEIKTNQRFRVGIKAPGIIPRVSVREPMQTGIKAVDSLVPIGRGQRELIIGDRQTGKTALAIDTIINQKRFNDGQDESKKLYCIYVAIGQKRSTVAQIVKRLTDAGAMNYTIIVSATASDAAPLQYLAPYSGCAMGEYFRDNGKHALIIYDDLSKQAVAYRQMSLLLRRPPGREAYPGDVFYLHSRLLERAAKMSPTLGGGSLTALPVIETQAGDVSAYIPTNVISITDGQIFLETELFYKGIRPAINVGLSVSRVGSAAQTKAMKQVAGSMKLELAQYREVAAFAQFGSDLDAATQQLLNRGVRLTELLKQGQYVPMAIEEQVAVIYCGVRGYLDKMDPGKITKFEREFLAHVKTNEKALLQQIASEGKISDDADAKLKSIVTSFMSTFSA is encoded by the exons atgtCGATGATTTCTGCCCGTCTGGCGGCCTCCGTGGCTCGCAGCCTGCCCAGAACCGCTACCCAG gTTGCCAAGATTGCCGTTCCGGCCGTTTCGGTTGCCGCTCGCAACTTCCACGTCTCCACTGCCAACCGTGGCGCCGAGATCTCTGCCATCCTCGAGGAGCGCATCCTCGGATCGGCCCCGAAGGCTGATCTGGAGGAAACTGGCCGTGTGCTCAGCATCGGTGACGGTATTGCCCGTGTGTACGGTCTGAAGAACATTCAGGCTGATGAGATGGTGGAATTCTCTTCCGGTCTTAAG gGTATGGCCCTTAACTTGGAGCCGGATAACGTCGGTGTGGTCGTGTTCGGTAACGACAAGCTGATCAAGGAAGGCGACATTGTCAAGCGTACCGGTGCTATCGTAGATGTGCCAGTCGGCGATGAAATCCTGGGCCGCGTTGTCGATGCCCTCGGTAACGCCATTGATGGAAAGGGTGAAATCAAGACGAATCAGCGCTTCCGTGTCGGCATTAAGGCCCCGGGTATCATCCCCCGTGTGTCTGTACGCGAACCTATGCAGACCGGTATTAAGGCCGTCGACTCGCTTGTCCCCATTGGTCGTGGTCAGCGTGAGCTGATCATTGGTGATCGTCAGACTGG CAAGACCGCTCTGGCCATCGATACCATCATCAACCAGAAGCGCTTCAACGATGGACAGGATGAGTCAAAGAAACTGTACTGTATCTACGTCGCCATCGGTCAGAAGCGTTCCACCGTCGCCCAGATTGTGAAGCGTCTGACTGATGCCGGTGCGATGAACTACACCATCATCGTGTCCGCCACTGCTTCGGATGCTGCTCCACTGCAGTATCTGGCACCATACTCTGGCTGCGCTATGGGTGAATATTTCCGTGACAACGGCAAGCACGCTCTGATCATCTACGACGATTTGTCGAAGCAGGCCGTCGCCTACCGTCAgatgtcgctgctgctgcgtcgTCCGCCAGGTCGTGAGGCCTACCCGGGTGATGTGTTCTATCTGCATTCGCGTCTGCTGGAGCGTGCGGCTAAGATGAGCCCGACACTCGGAGGCGGTTCGCTCACTGCCCTGCCCGTCATTGAAACGCAGGCTGGTGATGTGTCCGCTTACATTCCAACCAACGTCATCTCGATCACTGACGGACAGATCTTCTTGGAGACTGAGTTGTTCTACAAGGGTATCCGACCGGCCATTAACGTCGGTCTGTCTGTATCGCGTGTCGGTTCCGCTGCTCAGACCAAGGCCATGAAGCAGGTCGCCGGTTCGATGAAGCTGGAGCTTGCCCAGTACCGTGAGGTGGCTGCCTTCGCCCAGTTCGGTTCGGATTTGGATGCCGCCACCCAGCAGCTGCTGAACCGTGGTGTGCGTCTGACTGAGCTGCTGAAGCAGGGTCAGTATGTGCCGATGGCCATCGAAGAGCAGGTCGCCGTCATCTACTGCGGTGTCCGTGGCTACCTGGACAAGATGGACCCGGGCAAGATCACCAAGTTCGAGAGGGAATTCCTGGCGCACGTCAAGACGAACGAAAAGGCGCTGCTGCAACAGATTGCCTCGGAGGGCAAGATCTCGGACGATGCCGACGCTAAGCTGAAATCTATCGTCACCAGCTTCATGTCCACCTTCTCCGCCTAA